In the genome of Candidatus Methylomirabilota bacterium, the window GGCGGCCACGAGCCTGCGGCAGCGCCCGGACGGCCGCATCGTGTGGGCGTGGCATCCCAGCGTGAAAACGCTACGCTCGACGGTCGAGGTGGACTGGTGGGGCCTTCTGCGCACGATCCCGGTGCCCACCCTGGTGCTGCGGGGCGAGGAGAGCCCGATCCTCGACCGCGACGTGGCCGAGCGGATGGCGCGCGAGCTGCCCCACGGCCAGTTCATCGAGATTCCCCGCGCGATCCACACGCTGCACGAGGACAATCCGGATGCGGTGCTGGCCGCGCTGAGGCCGTTCCTCGGATTCTGATCGGAGACCCGTCATGGCGGTGGTGAGACTCGAGGTGGCGCGCCGCGAGCCCGTGCTGGGCGGCGCCCGGTTCGGCGCCGTGGGCGCCTACGAGAAGCTCGAGGGCGTGCTCCACTTCGCGGTGGACCCGGCCCGCCCGGTGCACGCCCCGATCGCCGACCTGTCGCGGGCGCCCCGCAACGCGCGCGGCCTCGTCGAGTCGTCGGCCGACTTCTCCCTGCTGCGGCCCGTCGACGGCGGGCGCCGTCGGCTCCTGCTGGACGTTCCGAACCGCGGCCGCAAGATCGCGCTGGGCATGTTCAACAGCACGCCGCGCTCGAACGATCCGACCACTCGCGAGGATTTCGGCAACGGGTTCCTCATGCGGCACGGCTACACGGTGGCGTGGATCGGGTGGCAGCCCGACGTGCCGCGGCGCGACGGGATGATGGCGCTGACCGTGCCGCGCGTGCCGGGCGTCTCGGAGCGCGTGCGCTGCGAGTTCCGGCCCAACGCTCGGGTGGACGTGCTGCCGCTGGCCGACCGCTACCACATCCCACATCCGGTGGCGCGCCCGGACGATCCCGACGCCGAGCTGCACGTGCGCGAGCACGCCGACGGGCCCCCGGCGGCGGTGCCGCGCTCGGCCTGGCGCTTCCCGGACGCCTCCTCGGTCGCCCTCGACGGCGGCTTCGCGCCCGGGCGCATCTACGAGTGCTACTACCGCGCCGAGGATCCGCCGCTGGTCGGTCTCGGCTTCACCGCGGTGCGCGATACCGCCTCGTTCCTGCGCTGGGGCGGCGCCGAGCAGGGCAACCCCTGCGCGAGCGCCATCGACCACTCGTACGTGTTCGGGGTCTCGCAGAGCGGCCGCTTCCTCCGCCATCTCCTCTATCTCGGGCTCGACGAGGACGAGGAGGGCCGGTTCGTGTGGGACGCGGTGGTGCCGCACGTGGCCGGCGCGCGGCGCGGCGAGTTCAACTGCCGCTTCGGCCAGCCCTCGCTGAACGCGCTCCACGCGGTCGGCAGCCTGTTCCCGTTCACCGACGGCGAGCAGGAGGATCCGCTGACCGGCCAGCGGGGGGCGCTGCTCCACCGCCTCGCCACGCGGCCCACCCCGCCGCGCATCTTCACGATCAACACCGCCGCCGAATACTGGCGCGGCGACGGCTCGCTGGTCCACACCGACGTGACGGGCAAGCAGGACGTGACGCCGCCAGCGTTCGTGCGGCAGTACCTCTTCGCGGGCACCCAGCACACGCCGGGGGCCATCCCGCCGCCGGCCGCCGATCCCAACACCGGGGGCCGCGGGCTCCACACCTTCAGCGTGGTGGACTACTCGCCGCTGCTCCGCGCCGCGCTGGTCAACCTGGACCGGTGGGTGACCGAGGGCGTCGAGCCGCCCGCGAGCGCGGTGCCGCGTCTGGCCGATTCCAGCGCGGTCGCGGCCGAGAGCACGCGCGCGGTGTTCGCGGCGATCCCCGGCGCGCGGTTCCCCGATCAGCTGCCCCGGCCGCGGCGTCTCGATTTCGGCTCCGAGGTGGAGCGCGGCATCGTGACCGTGCCGCCGAAGATCGGCGCGCCCTACGTCACGGTCGTCCCCGCAGTGGACGGGGACGGCAACGATCGCCCGGGCATCCGCCCCTCCGAGCTGCGGGTGCCGCTGGCCACGTTCACGGGGTGGAACCCGCGGCACCCCGATCAGGGCGCCCCGGGCGACCTCATGGCCATGATGGGATCGACGCTGCCGTTCGCGCGCACCGCGGCTGCCCGCGCCCGCGCCGGCGACCCGCGCCGCGCGATCGACGAGCGCTACGCGGGTCGCGACGACTACCGCGCGCGCGTCCGGAGCGACGCGCAGGCCATGGTGGCGGCGCGTCACCTGCTGGCCGAGGACGTCGACGCGGTCGTGGAGCGGGCCGGCGCCCTCTGGGACCTGCTCTGCCCGCGCTGACCGCGTCGCCGACCCCCGCGCCGTCGTCGCCTCGTCGGCGCCCGATCGACCTGCCGCCCGCCGTGGCCGCGCTCTGCCCGGCCTTCGGCCCCGCGTCGTGACCGCCTCGTCCATCTCCGTGCAGCACCTGAGCCGATGGTGGGGCGCGACCCGCGCGGTGGACGACGTGAGCTTCGAGGCCGCGGCCGGCCGGATGCTGGTGCTGCTGGGCCCCTCGGGCTGCGGCAAGTCCACCACGCTCCGGCTGATCGCGGGCCTCGAGGCGGCCACGAGCGGGCGCGTCTTCATCGGCGGTGTCGACGTCACGGATCGGCCGCCCGCGGAGCGCCGCCTGTCGATGGTCTTCCAGTCCTACG includes:
- a CDS encoding alpha/beta hydrolase domain-containing protein — encoded protein: MAVVRLEVARREPVLGGARFGAVGAYEKLEGVLHFAVDPARPVHAPIADLSRAPRNARGLVESSADFSLLRPVDGGRRRLLLDVPNRGRKIALGMFNSTPRSNDPTTREDFGNGFLMRHGYTVAWIGWQPDVPRRDGMMALTVPRVPGVSERVRCEFRPNARVDVLPLADRYHIPHPVARPDDPDAELHVREHADGPPAAVPRSAWRFPDASSVALDGGFAPGRIYECYYRAEDPPLVGLGFTAVRDTASFLRWGGAEQGNPCASAIDHSYVFGVSQSGRFLRHLLYLGLDEDEEGRFVWDAVVPHVAGARRGEFNCRFGQPSLNALHAVGSLFPFTDGEQEDPLTGQRGALLHRLATRPTPPRIFTINTAAEYWRGDGSLVHTDVTGKQDVTPPAFVRQYLFAGTQHTPGAIPPPAADPNTGGRGLHTFSVVDYSPLLRAALVNLDRWVTEGVEPPASAVPRLADSSAVAAESTRAVFAAIPGARFPDQLPRPRRLDFGSEVERGIVTVPPKIGAPYVTVVPAVDGDGNDRPGIRPSELRVPLATFTGWNPRHPDQGAPGDLMAMMGSTLPFARTAAARARAGDPRRAIDERYAGRDDYRARVRSDAQAMVAARHLLAEDVDAVVERAGALWDLLCPR